In Sphaeramia orbicularis chromosome 5, fSphaOr1.1, whole genome shotgun sequence, a genomic segment contains:
- the LOC115419470 gene encoding vitamin D3 receptor B has protein sequence MEPTVVSTSTLAPDEFDRNVPRICGVCGDKATGFHFNAMTCEGCKGFFRRSMKRKATFTCPFNGSCTITKDNRRHCQACRLKRCVDIGMMKEFILTDEEVQRKKDLIQRRKEEEAQREAEREARRPRLTDEQSQVIATLVEAHHKTYDDSYSDFCRFRPPVREGPVTRSASRAASLHSLSDASSDSFSHSPESVETKMNFNNLLMMYQEQGSSPDSSEEEGSSFSMLPHLADLVSYSIQKVIGFAKMIPGFRELTAEDQIALLKSSAIEVIMLRSNQSFNLEDMSWSCGGPDFKYQISDVTKAGHTLELLEPLVKFQVGLKKLNLHEEEHVLLMAICLLSPDRPGVQDHARIEALQDRLSETLQAYIQLHHPGGRLLYAKMIQKLADLRSLNEEHSKQYRSLSFQPEHSMQLTPLVLEVFGSEVS, from the exons ATGGAGCCCACGGTTGTGAGTACATCCACTCTGGCCCCTGATGAGTTTGACCGGAATGTGCCGCGTATCTGTGGCGTGTGTGGTGACAAAGCCACTGGCTTCCACTTCAATGCCATGACCTGTGAGGGCTGCAAGGGCTTTTTCAG ACGCAGCATGAAACGCAAGGCCACCTTCACGTGTCCTTTTAATGGCAGTTGCACCATCACCAAGGACAACAGGCGCCATTGCCAGGCATGCCGACTCAAACGCTGTGTGGACATTGGCATGATGAAAGAGT TCATTTTGACGGATGAGGAAGTACAGAGGAAGAAGGACCTGATTCAgcggagaaaggaggaggaggcacAGCGCGAAGCGGAGAGAGAGGCACGGCGGCCCCGGCTAACTGATGAACAGAGTCAGGTCATCGCCACGCTGGTAGAGGCACACCATAAAACATATGACGACTCCTACTCTGACTTCTGCCGCTTCAGG CCTCCGGTCCGTGAGGGTCCAGTGACGCGTAGCGCCAGCAGAGCTGCTTCTCTCCACTCTCTGTCTGATGCCTCCTCTGACTCCTTCAGTCACTCTCCAG AGTCAGTAGAAACCAAAATGAACTTCAACAACCTGCTGATGATGTACCAAGAGCAGGGCAGCAGCCCTGACTCCAGTGAGGAGGAAGGTTCCAGCTTCTCCATGCTGCCTCACCTGGCTGACCTGGTCTCCTACAGTATCCAAAAGGTGATCGGCTTTGCCAAGATGATCCCTGGCTTCAG GGAGCTCACTGCAGAGGACCAGATAGCACTGCTCAAGTCCAGCGCCATTGAGGTGATCATGCTGCGCTCAAATCAAAGCTTCAACCTAGAAGACATGTCCTGGAGCTGTGGTGGGCCTGACTTTAAATACCAGATCAGTGATGTCACTAAAG CGGGCCACACTCTGGAGCTGTTGGAGCCACTGGTGAAGTTCCAGGTGGGCTTGAAGAAGCTCAATCTGCACGAGGAGGAACATGTGCTGCTAATGGCCATCTGTTTGCTTTCTCCAG ACCGCCCCGGTGTGCAGGACCATGCACGAATTGAAGCCCTCCAAGACCGACTGTCAGAGACCCTACAGGCCTACATCCAACTTCACCACCCAGGGGGGCGACTTCTTTACGCCAAGATGATCCAGAAGCTGGCAGACCTGCGCAGTCTCAACGAGGAGCACTCCAAGCAGTACCGCTCACTCTCCTTCCAGCCGGAGCACAGCATGCAGCTTACCCCGCTGGTGCTGGAGGTATTTGGCAGCGAAGTGTCCTAA